The stretch of DNA GCAAAgaagcgagcgagagagagagagggtgtgtgtggaTCGGATGAGGACCGACCTTGCAGGTGGAGGCCAGGTCccccatggcggcggcggcggccctgGACCCAGTCgaggtcggcggcgaggagggcggcggcggcggcggtggcgtgtGAATCGGTTCGATCGATCGGTTTCAGTTTTGTGGCTCCCCCGCCGCCGGACGGGGGGAAGGGGGAAAGGGTGGGGGGACGGACGGACGCGTCCGCCGCAAATCAAATCTGGTTTTCTTCGCCGCCGTACGAGTCCGCCTCTCtgtcttttttttcctttttgacTCAAACCAAATCTTCCTTCTCTTCCTTGCTATAAACCCCCGTCATTATCCATCTCATTACACCATTTCTTTTTGAGAGTAGCCAGCCATTTCAATGTGATTTAAACCTCATTAATCCATCATTCATTATTTAGTCGCACTAGTAGTTTGCGTCGAATTAACGGTCATTTTCCACCGGGCGGTGCGGGGTCAACGGCGATGTAAAAGGCTTCCACGACGTATGCCAACTTTTTAACTAACTTTTTCGCATCCATTCCCTGATAGTTTCAAACTaggaaaatatgccatcgatcgACGTCAATACAGCATCTTCGCGTGGTCGACCGCTTTGTTGCGTTGCCTCGTCATTGTGCTTCGCATCTTTTAATCCGTGTCGCTGCGACCGTTCGATAACATCAACCCACCATTTCTAAGTTGTAACCGATAATTTTTGCACGGCCATTATCATATTAGATAACTAACTAGAGTCGGTATTTGCATCAATACTTTATTACGAAATTTGCTACTCGCTAACACCTAGAACTGAAACAATGTCTATATTTTGCAAATTCAAAACCCAGGGCTCCACCCGTTAATTAAGAATAAAAGCATTACCCTCTTACTTAGCCTAGCTACCCCTCCTCCCCCATGCACACACACTGCCGAGAGAAAATCATCGTCGAGGTTGCTTGCAAGGGTCATCATCATCACCTTTTTCCAAAGAAAGCTACTTCAACTTCGTTACATCGAACAAGCCATGAGGTTATCCGACCTGAGTTCCACGCATCCACGCTTGCCTATGCCAAACAACAAGTCATGAGGTTATCCAGCCCGAGGTCCACGCATCCACCCTCGCCTATGCCAAACAACAAGCTATGAGGTTATTCAGCCCGAGTTCCACGCATCCACGCTCGCCTATGCCAAACATCAAGCCATCTAACACAAGCATATTTGCAAGGAACCTCTGATTTCGAGTACAAGCAACAAATGGGGAAAATAAGCAAATATTGCTCCGCTAGATAAACGGCCATCATCCGTCACCGCTCAGACCCTGCCACGGCAACCACCACTCCAAGAGAAATGTACAAGCCTGGGACCTGTGAGCATGTGGGCAAACCAAGTACCAAGCCATGGAGCGACTCAAACAAGACTCAAAAGTCATGCCTGGCCAACACTGAATTGCAACCCTCTAGTCAAGATGGATGTAAACCTTTTTTAAGAAAACTCGCCTTGTGGAGCTTTACTCAATTGGCGAAGGTAAGCCCAACCGTAAAGTGCGGGGCAAAAAGCTAGGGATTACATCCAAGTTCTTTACAAGATTTCCAAACATTAAAGCTTCTTTAATTGTGTTATGAGTTGCCTCATTTGCCTAACACTAAGCAAAAAAGAAGTTTGAATCCATGGAAAGAGTGTACGATCTCCTTCGTCTGGCATAAAATATGGTAGTCTATTGATTTTTCTGAGCTTGACTTTCATAGTCTTTTAACTTTTAGACAATCAATTTCCAACTGAACATGCTGAAGATCCCTATTGCGAGCAAATAGCGACGCATCCCGACATGGTAGCATCTCCACCGACATCAGATCCAATACCCGAACATAGAGGGACACCAAAAGTTGCCAAGAAATTTCCCAAATGGGCTCTTGCAACCATCCCAACTCCTCTTCGACCACCCAAAACAATGTACCGTCATATTTAACCTAACCCAAACCGGTTCAAGAGCAGTCCATTTGATAACTGTCATCAGTACATGAGCGTTTTTCAGCACCTAGTCTAGTTCTCGAACAATACCATACATAATGATCATAGGTTGTTGCCGCTGGTACCGAACTCTCCATGAGTGCAATTATTTCTCAAGTGGAAAAATGCCTACATAAAAGTTACCATAATTGCCCTTCCTCCTTTTGGCACCAAGCATGGGTCCAAAATATATACCGTCCAAGTATTAAGGTGCAGCCTTGGGATATTAAGCTCGAACAGAACTTGTGTTTCCTCCCAAAAGACCGTCCAAGTATTAAGGTGCAGCCTTGGGATATTAAGCTCGAACAGAACTTGTGTTTCCTCCCAAAAGAGCTTGGCCTGATCGTATGTCAATAAGCGATGATAAAGAGACTCTTTTTCAAGTCCACACATGGGAGAAATGGCAGCCTGCCTGATGTGCATCCAATGCAACTCTCCAAAACTTGACAGCAAGCCCCTGATAGCTCTCCATCAAAACACACGAATCCACACAGGTTCTAACGGGCTGTGTGGATCTGGGTTGTAAATGGGCGATATGCAAGTATGCATTTAGCAGGCCTATCATGGTCCAGTCCTTTGAAGTTGGACTAAGTCAAGTGGGCCTTAAGCAGGCCTTTGATTGACCAGCCTTTTTAACTAAGCAGTCCATTGTTTAGATCACGTCACGTGTCTATACGACATAGGTGCATGTCGTCCATTGGATGGGCAACACTTGTTCCAACCAAGAGCTGACGCGTGTTTTCGTTGGCGAATGAGAAGCCGGGACGTGGATCGGAGTATCGTACCCACATGGAAAACCTTGCGACATAGAACCTTGTCAATCAGAGCCCACGATTGTGCCCCCGCCACGTTGATCTCATCATCGGTCACAAGCTTTTGTCTTCCCCATGATTGCGTCTCGCTGAAACTAGAGTGGAAAGGCTGGCGCAACATCTTAGAGAAGAAGATAGAAGGAGGTGAAAGGGGAATAGAAGAGACTGTGTGTTGTGACAGGTCATTCGATGTCCCTCCTCTCACACACTACGATACTATACCGCTATATAGTGGTCACGGTCTGGGCTTGACTTTGTTGCGCAACTGGGCTTCACTGCCCATCTGGGACTTCCTTTGCTTTTGTCGCTTGTCCATTCTTCTCTCGACTTTGATGGCAGTAGTTAATAATGAGGTCTTGACACCATCACATAAATGGCTCTTTAACATTGATCGATATGTGGGTCCTCAAACAAGAACCCCCGTGCATATTCACGAGCATCTGCGTCCAGATGTATCACATTACCAACCATATCATCAATTTATGCAGGCCATGGAAATTAAGCCCAACATATTAGAGGGGAGGTTGACCACCCCTACCCAAATCTTGAGACGGTTAAACTTTTAAGTCAGAAGTGTGTAATATGATGCTGAACACCTCCAAAACTACAAAATGATTACAGACCAGTGACCTCCGCCCCATATCCAATATCGAAACTTGCAACAAAAACATTGTCCCCCATAGATCTGAAAATCAGGGCCTCCAGGGTACCCTGAGGAGGGAAGAGAGCGTCTTGAATCGTATTCACGTGCAAAACCTTCCGGTATAGAACTCCACCCATCAGGGCCCACAATTGTTCCTCTTCCACATTGACCTCGTCATCAACCACAAGTTTTTGCCTTTTTGATTCTCCCTAAACTATTAACATCCTTTTTGTCTATGCTTAAACTTGGCATGGTGGCCCGACCTCCAACTCAACCCAGGTCTCATCTTTTCAGCCTCCGCAAAGGATGGAAAAGTACACCAGGCACCTCGGGCGAGAGAGCCGGGAAGAAGGGATCTCTAGCGTAGAACAAGGGAGCCGACAACCTTATAACCCTACTCGTGTAAGTTGAGAGATTAGGAATCATCCGGGCGCCGCCTCGCTGCTCGAAACTTCTCCTCCTATAGTCTCGGTTTGAGATGTACGTTTcttttttttttggggggggatTGAATAGTAAAATTGAACGCCCTCACGCGCGCATACATTTATACCGTACGTAATTCACGAGATGTGAGTGGTGGTGTACACACACGGTACCTGGGTTGGTGGAAGCTGGTCTGCTCTGGTGTGGCTGTGAGTGAGAGGGAACGAGTCTTCTTCCACCTTGCAGCTCCTCTCTCTTGTTGTTCCCGTCACGGTGCAGCAAgcaaacaaacaaacaatcaGATCGACACAGATCCGGTGGTTGCCTCACCTCACCGGATCTCCCCATTCCTTCGCCTCTTCTTGCTCTCCACTGGACTGGACTCGAGTGGAAGCAAAGCAATCATCTTCATCTTGGAAGGAAGATTGATTGATGGGGAAGAAGCCCAAGTGGCTGGGCGCCGTCAAGAAGGCTTTCAGCCCTGAATCCAAGGACCAGGTACGTTAGTCAGCAGTAATTTGCaaatcacacacacacacatagactgAATCCTGACCCAATTCCTACTGCTGTTCGATCTAGCAGAAACTGCAGAGGAGATTGGCCGCCGCCGGCAGCAGCAGCGCGGCCTACCCGCGGGATCTGACGCCCTCCGCCTCCTACCTCCAGGCCCGCGCCTCCTCCTCAGGCTCCGCCCTCCCCCGCTACCCCGACGACTTCCCGGAGGCCTCACTTCCTGCTCCGGCCCCGCTCCCCGTCGCTCAAACTCTAACTCTAACCCAAGAGGAGGAGCATGAAATTGAGCATGTCGCCGCCGCGCCAGCGCCAGCGCCAGCCACGGATGCGCCGCTCCCTGCCCCTGCCCCTGCTGCcgccgcaccaccaccaccaccaccacaggCACAGGCCGCCATTGTGCCggctccttgttcctctcccatCCTGTCCAGGGAGCTCGCCGCCACCAAGATCCAGACCGCCTTCCGAGGTCACCTGGTAATACCCCCCACCCCCAAGGCCATCAAATACATACATTCTGCTTTCTTTCTTGACATAGAATCCCTTCCTTTAACATCAAGGCCATCAAATACCAACTCAACTGCCACTGCCAGTTTTATATCATCCTTGATGATCAAAAGCCAGCCCTCAACTTGCGAGCTTGTTTTATAAAATTGGCATCGGCTGATGCATTTGCAAGTTTtggcctataaatagaccccatTTTCATTCTGATGCGTTTGCTTACTCTCACGGTTTGCTCATCAACCATGCAtgctacttcctccgttcctaaatataagtctttctagagattacactacaaactacatacggatgtatatagacatattttagagtgtagattcactcattttgctccgtatgtagtccgtaatagaatctctaaaaagacttatatttaggaactgAGGGAGTAGAATTAGTTCATTAATTGCAGtgattttttctttctttctttctttcttggaGTTGTGTACTCATTCATTCCACCATTTTTATTTATGCCAACTCTCTGTTTTTTTTTTTGGCTCCAACTGCCACTGCCTTTGCTGTGTGGTGTGAGGCAGATTGTCTGCCACTGCCTAAGCAGGGAAATCGAATATGACACTTGATGTACCCCCCCTAATGGAGCTTTAACTGAATATTTTCTGTTACGCATTAGCAGAATTTTTTTCTTACACATATTTTTAAGTATGCCAAGCGAAGAATCACCGATACCGGTTTCCCCCATGTATgaatatctatctatctatccaGGCGATTAATTACTGAAACCATCATTCTTCATAGACATAGGATTCCTGTTACATCAAGACCATCAAATGCCAAGTGAACTGTCAATTTTATATCAGCGATGATTAATTAAAAACTAGTCTTGAACCTGCAAGTTAGTTTTTTTAATTCCCTAAACAATGTATGCTAAGTGTAAGCCTTTGTTGTGTGAGGCAGATTGCCTAAGCAGGAAAATCTAACTTGACACTTCCTGCAGTCCTAATGGAGCTTTAACTGAACCTTTTTTTTTTGTTACACACTAGCATCTTTTTACTGATACTATGAGTGTACCGACTGAATTGCTGCTATCCATTCCCAGGCAAGAAGGGCGCTGCGGGCATTGAAAGGCCTTGTCAGGCTCAAGTCTCTGGTCCAAGGCCACTCCGTCAAGCGCCAGGCCACCAGCACGCTTCGCTGCATGCAGACTCTATCCCGGGTCCAGTCCAAGATACGGACAAGGAGGATCAAGATGGCCGAGGAGAACCAGGCCCTTCAGCGCCAGCTCTTGTTGAACCAGGAACTAGAGACTCTCAGGGTATGCAGCAAACATCATCATTAATCAATAGTAGTAATATTCTTTATAGTAAAACATTTTGAACCTCCATACCGTTTTACTGACTTCCTAGCCAGTGGTAATTCCAGTACCATATGTAGAGCCTGATCTGATATCCTTACTGCTGTTGAAGCAGAAATATGCAGAATACTAGAGCAGTACCGTTGATTGGACCTCAACTTAACACACCGTGGTAAATACTGAGAGTTCTATTGATGATTGTGAATGGGAGCTGTAATACAGAGGGATTGTGTGTTATACGTTACTGGATTTGCTGCGACTGTTTAGCCTCAGTTTTAGTAGTCCGGTGTCGCCTATCTGAAGCCTGAATAACCATTGTCATATTATTGCAGAGTCAGTATTTGTCTGCTAATAAGACTCTTGATACTAAAACATTTTGAACCTCTATACCGTTTACTTAATTCCTAGTGGTATTTCTAGAATCTGATCTGAAATGGTTAGTGCTGTTGACCAGAAATATGCGTTTACAGTAAAACCTTTTTGAACCTCCATACTATTTTACTGAATTCCTAGGTGTGATCCCAGTACAATATGTATAACCGGATCAGATATTGTTAGTGTTGCTGGACCAGAAGTATGCAGAATACTAGAGCACTAGCGTTGATTGGGCCTCAACTTAACCCACTATGGTAAATACAGCGAGCTCTGCTGCTGATTACTGCTGGGAGCTAGAATACAGAGGGATCATCTGTCATGTTGCTGTAGTCCTTGCTCTTTAGCCTCTGTTTTATGTTCTGACACGGTGGTTTGTACTTGGGTGTTTCCTATCTGAAGTCCGAAGTCAATCACTGTCATACTGCAGGGTTTGAATTACTAGTCAGGATTTGTCTGCTTTTGATTTGATTCAGTATGCTTATTTGCTGCTCTTTACACAAGACGACTTTGGTTTAAATAAATGGTTATAAGAATGAAAAAGCAGTTAGCATTTGCAGAGAATTGAAAGAGTAATGTACCTCTCTGCAGTTCAAGATGAAATCCTTGTGAAATTCAGAACATATCTATACAGTTAAGGGGTCTGAGATTTTAGCACTTTAATGTGTTTATTATTCAGTTAGGGCTATTTTTTGACATTTACTTTTGTAATAAGCATGATAAAAGCACAACCATATGAAAAGACATGTAACAAACTCTTCCCTGTTATTATATATAATAAGATGGGAGATCAGTGGAATACCAGCCTGCAGTCCAAGGAGCAGATCGAGGCCAGCCTCGTGAGCAGGCAAGAGGCCGCAGCTAGAAGAGAACGGGCCCTCGCATACGCGTTTTCCCATCAGGTCAGTTTGGTTGCATCATATTCAGTTCACAGCAGTCCATGCTAGGTTTTCATCAAGAGTCTTAGACAGACAGCATTTTGGACATGCATTcctgttttttcttcttcttgacAGTGGAAGAGCACCTCAAGGTCTGCTAACCCGATGTTTGTGGACCCGAGCAACCCGCACTGGGGCTGGAGCTGGCTGGAGCGGTGGATGGCGTCGAGGCCGTTCGACGGCCGGAATGGGACGGCCGAGAAGGATGGCAGCAGCGTCGACCGCACGTTGGTGAACAGCACCAGCCTGAGCATGAACCTCGGCCAAGTGGAGACGGTCACAAAGGCCGACAACCAGGTGGTGGACTCTTTGAAGCCGAACGATGATAAGCCCACGCCGCTTTCGACTCCGAAGCCGTCCGGCCCTGCCCCCAGGCAGTCCCCGTCGACGCCCTCGCCGGTGCTGGCGAGGAAGAAGAGCGCGACGCCCAAGAGCGGAgacggtgacggcgacgacgcgAGGAGCGTGGTCAGCACTGTCCGGTCCGAGCGGCCCCGGAGG from Triticum urartu cultivar G1812 chromosome 3, Tu2.1, whole genome shotgun sequence encodes:
- the LOC125546433 gene encoding protein IQ-DOMAIN 2-like; amino-acid sequence: MGKKPKWLGAVKKAFSPESKDQKLQRRLAAAGSSSAAYPRDLTPSASYLQARASSSGSALPRYPDDFPEASLPAPAPLPVAQTLTLTQEEEHEIEHVAAAPAPAPATDAPLPAPAPAAAAPPPPPPQAQAAIVPAPCSSPILSRELAATKIQTAFRGHLARRALRALKGLVRLKSLVQGHSVKRQATSTLRCMQTLSRVQSKIRTRRIKMAEENQALQRQLLLNQELETLRMGDQWNTSLQSKEQIEASLVSRQEAAARRERALAYAFSHQWKSTSRSANPMFVDPSNPHWGWSWLERWMASRPFDGRNGTAEKDGSSVDRTLVNSTSLSMNLGQVETVTKADNQVVDSLKPNDDKPTPLSTPKPSGPAPRQSPSTPSPVLARKKSATPKSGDGDGDDARSVVSTVRSERPRRHSMGASSVRDDASLSSVPSYMAATKSASARAKSRVQSPMLTEGAAQAETLEKGWSSVGSAKKRLSFPAGTPPPATRRHSGPPKVRQAAVEGGTAERDSSLV